A section of the Salvelinus fontinalis isolate EN_2023a chromosome 33, ASM2944872v1, whole genome shotgun sequence genome encodes:
- the LOC129831635 gene encoding SH2B adapter protein 2-like isoform X1: MNGAAVPGSPEFSSSCPLPDWREFCELHARASAADFAHKFRRFLTENPCYDSPGADNSFSQHFARHFLECFSAAVTQAKDHQASLLPGDDDSNAPPKYSIVPFLGIQGCLLPYGHNDLYQRRKEAGASSESLDSMDSGGLGVEGIGSSSSMAMATSRTPQPAHKPSALGQSRSSEDVSVGHPKARFKKGFSLRNMSLCVVDGVKEIWHRRASPEPEPVGGSGGVRRANGGGGGEHGGERWSQRLRLPRGSQGHKAELLEIQREGALRYMVADDTNCIGVPQWQKCRLLLRKTRRDEGGDKFLLEFYVPPKSSKPKVSIPLSAIVEVRTTMPLEMPDKDNTFVLKVRVDNGGEYILETIDSLQKTSWVADIQDCMDPGDSGDDIELESCPHGQASKEFSMVVSCSCELLSEGVHRVADKSCGSAAAELYSAPSVRCRELPFTQHPSHVPLENFLQSPEAQEKSPTTDEGATEAEADPSLATYPWFHGTLSRVRAAQLVLAGGARSHGLFVIRQSETRPGEYVLTFNFQGKAKHLRLSVNGKGQCHVHHLWFHTVSDMLRHFHAHPIPLESGGSADITLRSYVQVQGTPTERYPVSLYCSHTDGTMPQLPTPPRDQGCRADPAQPTLHLPGVSQPAGPPSDTQLSSSSSSSPTALPSLSRGEPGSGGGGGGGGEEGGGLVSRSNSSERLLDPSSGASEDYQETDGTRRARAVENQYSFY; the protein is encoded by the exons ATGAACGGTGCGGCGGTGCCCGGCAGCCCGGAGTTCTCCTCCTCATGCCCACTGCCCGACTGGCGAGAGTTCTGCGAGCTCCATGCCCGTGCCTCCGCCGCCGACTTTGCCCACAAGTTCCGCCGCTTCCTGACGGAGAACCCGTGCTACGACTCCCCGGGCGCCGACAACAGCTTCTCGCAGCACTTCGCCAGACACTTCCTGGAGTGTTTCTCTGCTGCTGTCACACAGGCCAAGGACCACCAGGCCTCGCTCTTGCCAGGGGACGACGACTCCAATGCTCCCCCCAAATACAGCATTGTTCCCTTCCTGGGCATCCAGGGCTGCCTTCTGCCCTACGGACACAACGACCTCTACCAGCGGCGCAAGGAAGCCGGTGCCTCCAGCGAGTCCCTGGACAGTATGGACAGTGGAGGTTTAGGAGTAGAAGGGATAGGAAGTTCCTCCTCCATGGCTATGGCCACCTCGCGCACCCCTCAGCCCGCCCACAAGCCCTCTGCTCTGGGCCAGTCACGCAGCTCAGAGGACGTGTCAGTGGGACACCCCAAGGCCCGCTTCAAAAAGGGATTCTCTCTGAGGAACATGAGTCTGTGTGTGGTGGACGGGGTGAAGGAGATCTGGCACCGCCGCGCCTCCCCTGAACCAGAGCCTGTCGGAGGGTCCGGAGGGGTCAGACGGGCcaacggaggaggaggaggggagcatGGGGGGGAGAGATGGTCCCAGAGACTGCGTCTTCCCAGGGGGTCTCAGGGGCACAAGGCTGAGCTGCtggagatccagagagagggggCTCTGCGTTACATGGTAGCTGATGATACTAACTGTATAGGGGTGCCTCAGTGGCAGAAGTGTAGGTTACTGCTGAGGAAGACCAGGAGGGACGAAGGGGGTGACAAGTTCCTGTTGGAGTTCTATGTGCCACCCAAG TCGTCAAAGCCCAAGGTGAGCATCCCTCTGTCTGCCATCGTGGAGGTGAGGACCACCATGCCCCTGGAGATGCCTGACAAAGACAATACCTTCGTCCTGAAGGTAAGG GTGGACAATGGTGGTGAATATATCCTGGAGACCATCGACTCGCTGCAGAAAACCTCCTGGGTCGCTGACATCCAGGACTGCATGGACCCTGG gGACAGTGGAGATGACATTGAGCTGGAGTCATGTCCCCACGGCCAGGCATCTAAAGAGTTCTCCATGGTGGTATCCTGCAGCTGTGAGCTTCTGTCAGAGG GTGTCCATCGTGTCGCTGACAAATCCTGTGGCTCAGCAGCAGCAGAACTGTATAGCGCCCCCTCTGTCCGCTGCAGAGAACTACCCTTCACCCAGCACCCTTCCCATGTTCCCCTGGAGAACTTCCTCCAGTCCCCAGAGGCCCAGGAGAAAAGCCCCACCACAG ATGAGGGAGCGACCGAGGCGGAGGCTGACCCCAGCCTGGCAACCTACCCATGGTTCCACGGGACGTTGTCACGCGTACGGGCGGCCCAGCTGGTGCTGGCGGGCGGCGCTAGGAGCCACGGGCTGTTTGTGATTCGCCAAAGCGAGACGCGGCCGGGGGAGTACGTCCTCACCTTTAATTTCCAGGGAAAAGCTAAG cATCTGCGTCTGTCGGTGAATGGTAAGGGCCAGTGTCATGTTCATCATCTGTGGTTCCACACCGTGTCAGATATGCTCAGGCACTTCCATGCCCACCCCATCCCTCTGGAGTCAGGGGGCTCCGCTGACATCACACTGCGTTCCTACGTACAAGTACAGGGCACCCCCACAG AAAGATATCCcgtctctctctattgctctcacACAGATGGGACCATGCCTCAGCTCCCAACCCCACCCAGGGACCAAGGCTGCCGTGCTGACCCAGCCCAGCCAACCCTTCACCTCCCTGGGGTCTCACAGCCGGCAGGGCCCCCCTCCGACACTCAgctctcctccagctcctcatCCTCACCAACcgctcttccttccctctcccgtGGTGAGCCAGgcagcggaggaggaggaggaggaggaggagaagaaggaggagggctGGTTAGCAGGAGCAACAGCTCAGAACGTCTGCtagatccctctagtggtgccTCGGAGGACTACCAGGAGACAGACGGAACACGCAGGGCCAGAGCTGTGGAGAACCAGTACTCCTTCTACTGA
- the LOC129831635 gene encoding SH2B adapter protein 2-like isoform X3, with the protein MNGAAVPGSPEFSSSCPLPDWREFCELHARASAADFAHKFRRFLTENPCYDSPGADNSFSQHFARHFLECFSAAVTQAKDHQASLLPGDDDSNAPPKYSIVPFLGIQGCLLPYGHNDLYQRRKEAGASSESLDSMDSGGLGVEGIGSSSSMAMATSRTPQPAHKPSALGQSRSSEDVSVGHPKARFKKGFSLRNMSLCVVDGVKEIWHRRASPEPEPVGGSGGVRRANGGGGGEHGGERWSQRLRLPRGSQGHKAELLEIQREGALRYMVADDTNCIGVPQWQKCRLLLRKTRRDEGGDKFLLEFYVPPKSSKPKVSIPLSAIVEVRTTMPLEMPDKDNTFVLKVRVDNGGEYILETIDSLQKTSWVADIQDCMDPGDSGDDIELESCPHGQASKEFSMVVSCSCELLSEGVHRVADKSCGSAAAELYSAPSVRCRELPFTQHPSHVPLENFLQSPEAQEKSPTTDEGATEAEADPSLATYPWFHGTLSRVRAAQLVLAGGARSHGLFVIRQSETRPGEYVLTFNFQGKAKHLRLSVNERYPVSLYCSHTDGTMPQLPTPPRDQGCRADPAQPTLHLPGVSQPAGPPSDTQLSSSSSSSPTALPSLSRGEPGSGGGGGGGGEEGGGLVSRSNSSERLLDPSSGASEDYQETDGTRRARAVENQYSFY; encoded by the exons ATGAACGGTGCGGCGGTGCCCGGCAGCCCGGAGTTCTCCTCCTCATGCCCACTGCCCGACTGGCGAGAGTTCTGCGAGCTCCATGCCCGTGCCTCCGCCGCCGACTTTGCCCACAAGTTCCGCCGCTTCCTGACGGAGAACCCGTGCTACGACTCCCCGGGCGCCGACAACAGCTTCTCGCAGCACTTCGCCAGACACTTCCTGGAGTGTTTCTCTGCTGCTGTCACACAGGCCAAGGACCACCAGGCCTCGCTCTTGCCAGGGGACGACGACTCCAATGCTCCCCCCAAATACAGCATTGTTCCCTTCCTGGGCATCCAGGGCTGCCTTCTGCCCTACGGACACAACGACCTCTACCAGCGGCGCAAGGAAGCCGGTGCCTCCAGCGAGTCCCTGGACAGTATGGACAGTGGAGGTTTAGGAGTAGAAGGGATAGGAAGTTCCTCCTCCATGGCTATGGCCACCTCGCGCACCCCTCAGCCCGCCCACAAGCCCTCTGCTCTGGGCCAGTCACGCAGCTCAGAGGACGTGTCAGTGGGACACCCCAAGGCCCGCTTCAAAAAGGGATTCTCTCTGAGGAACATGAGTCTGTGTGTGGTGGACGGGGTGAAGGAGATCTGGCACCGCCGCGCCTCCCCTGAACCAGAGCCTGTCGGAGGGTCCGGAGGGGTCAGACGGGCcaacggaggaggaggaggggagcatGGGGGGGAGAGATGGTCCCAGAGACTGCGTCTTCCCAGGGGGTCTCAGGGGCACAAGGCTGAGCTGCtggagatccagagagagggggCTCTGCGTTACATGGTAGCTGATGATACTAACTGTATAGGGGTGCCTCAGTGGCAGAAGTGTAGGTTACTGCTGAGGAAGACCAGGAGGGACGAAGGGGGTGACAAGTTCCTGTTGGAGTTCTATGTGCCACCCAAG TCGTCAAAGCCCAAGGTGAGCATCCCTCTGTCTGCCATCGTGGAGGTGAGGACCACCATGCCCCTGGAGATGCCTGACAAAGACAATACCTTCGTCCTGAAGGTAAGG GTGGACAATGGTGGTGAATATATCCTGGAGACCATCGACTCGCTGCAGAAAACCTCCTGGGTCGCTGACATCCAGGACTGCATGGACCCTGG gGACAGTGGAGATGACATTGAGCTGGAGTCATGTCCCCACGGCCAGGCATCTAAAGAGTTCTCCATGGTGGTATCCTGCAGCTGTGAGCTTCTGTCAGAGG GTGTCCATCGTGTCGCTGACAAATCCTGTGGCTCAGCAGCAGCAGAACTGTATAGCGCCCCCTCTGTCCGCTGCAGAGAACTACCCTTCACCCAGCACCCTTCCCATGTTCCCCTGGAGAACTTCCTCCAGTCCCCAGAGGCCCAGGAGAAAAGCCCCACCACAG ATGAGGGAGCGACCGAGGCGGAGGCTGACCCCAGCCTGGCAACCTACCCATGGTTCCACGGGACGTTGTCACGCGTACGGGCGGCCCAGCTGGTGCTGGCGGGCGGCGCTAGGAGCCACGGGCTGTTTGTGATTCGCCAAAGCGAGACGCGGCCGGGGGAGTACGTCCTCACCTTTAATTTCCAGGGAAAAGCTAAG cATCTGCGTCTGTCGGTGAATG AAAGATATCCcgtctctctctattgctctcacACAGATGGGACCATGCCTCAGCTCCCAACCCCACCCAGGGACCAAGGCTGCCGTGCTGACCCAGCCCAGCCAACCCTTCACCTCCCTGGGGTCTCACAGCCGGCAGGGCCCCCCTCCGACACTCAgctctcctccagctcctcatCCTCACCAACcgctcttccttccctctcccgtGGTGAGCCAGgcagcggaggaggaggaggaggaggaggagaagaaggaggagggctGGTTAGCAGGAGCAACAGCTCAGAACGTCTGCtagatccctctagtggtgccTCGGAGGACTACCAGGAGACAGACGGAACACGCAGGGCCAGAGCTGTGGAGAACCAGTACTCCTTCTACTGA
- the LOC129831635 gene encoding SH2B adapter protein 2-like isoform X2, with product MNGAAVPGSPEFSSSCPLPDWREFCELHARASAADFAHKFRRFLTENPCYDSPGADNSFSQHFARHFLECFSAAVTQAKDHQASLLPGDDDSNAPPKYSIVPFLGIQGCLLPYGHNDLYQRRKEAGASSESLDSMDSGGLGVEGIGSSSSMAMATSRTPQPAHKPSALGQSRSSEDVSVGHPKARFKKGFSLRNMSLCVVDGVKEIWHRRASPEPEPVGGSGGVRRANGGGGGEHGGERWSQRLRLPRGSQGHKAELLEIQREGALRYMVADDTNCIGVPQWQKCRLLLRKTRRDEGGDKFLLEFYVPPKSSKPKVSIPLSAIVEVRTTMPLEMPDKDNTFVLKVDNGGEYILETIDSLQKTSWVADIQDCMDPGDSGDDIELESCPHGQASKEFSMVVSCSCELLSEGVHRVADKSCGSAAAELYSAPSVRCRELPFTQHPSHVPLENFLQSPEAQEKSPTTDEGATEAEADPSLATYPWFHGTLSRVRAAQLVLAGGARSHGLFVIRQSETRPGEYVLTFNFQGKAKHLRLSVNGKGQCHVHHLWFHTVSDMLRHFHAHPIPLESGGSADITLRSYVQVQGTPTERYPVSLYCSHTDGTMPQLPTPPRDQGCRADPAQPTLHLPGVSQPAGPPSDTQLSSSSSSSPTALPSLSRGEPGSGGGGGGGGEEGGGLVSRSNSSERLLDPSSGASEDYQETDGTRRARAVENQYSFY from the exons ATGAACGGTGCGGCGGTGCCCGGCAGCCCGGAGTTCTCCTCCTCATGCCCACTGCCCGACTGGCGAGAGTTCTGCGAGCTCCATGCCCGTGCCTCCGCCGCCGACTTTGCCCACAAGTTCCGCCGCTTCCTGACGGAGAACCCGTGCTACGACTCCCCGGGCGCCGACAACAGCTTCTCGCAGCACTTCGCCAGACACTTCCTGGAGTGTTTCTCTGCTGCTGTCACACAGGCCAAGGACCACCAGGCCTCGCTCTTGCCAGGGGACGACGACTCCAATGCTCCCCCCAAATACAGCATTGTTCCCTTCCTGGGCATCCAGGGCTGCCTTCTGCCCTACGGACACAACGACCTCTACCAGCGGCGCAAGGAAGCCGGTGCCTCCAGCGAGTCCCTGGACAGTATGGACAGTGGAGGTTTAGGAGTAGAAGGGATAGGAAGTTCCTCCTCCATGGCTATGGCCACCTCGCGCACCCCTCAGCCCGCCCACAAGCCCTCTGCTCTGGGCCAGTCACGCAGCTCAGAGGACGTGTCAGTGGGACACCCCAAGGCCCGCTTCAAAAAGGGATTCTCTCTGAGGAACATGAGTCTGTGTGTGGTGGACGGGGTGAAGGAGATCTGGCACCGCCGCGCCTCCCCTGAACCAGAGCCTGTCGGAGGGTCCGGAGGGGTCAGACGGGCcaacggaggaggaggaggggagcatGGGGGGGAGAGATGGTCCCAGAGACTGCGTCTTCCCAGGGGGTCTCAGGGGCACAAGGCTGAGCTGCtggagatccagagagagggggCTCTGCGTTACATGGTAGCTGATGATACTAACTGTATAGGGGTGCCTCAGTGGCAGAAGTGTAGGTTACTGCTGAGGAAGACCAGGAGGGACGAAGGGGGTGACAAGTTCCTGTTGGAGTTCTATGTGCCACCCAAG TCGTCAAAGCCCAAGGTGAGCATCCCTCTGTCTGCCATCGTGGAGGTGAGGACCACCATGCCCCTGGAGATGCCTGACAAAGACAATACCTTCGTCCTGAAG GTGGACAATGGTGGTGAATATATCCTGGAGACCATCGACTCGCTGCAGAAAACCTCCTGGGTCGCTGACATCCAGGACTGCATGGACCCTGG gGACAGTGGAGATGACATTGAGCTGGAGTCATGTCCCCACGGCCAGGCATCTAAAGAGTTCTCCATGGTGGTATCCTGCAGCTGTGAGCTTCTGTCAGAGG GTGTCCATCGTGTCGCTGACAAATCCTGTGGCTCAGCAGCAGCAGAACTGTATAGCGCCCCCTCTGTCCGCTGCAGAGAACTACCCTTCACCCAGCACCCTTCCCATGTTCCCCTGGAGAACTTCCTCCAGTCCCCAGAGGCCCAGGAGAAAAGCCCCACCACAG ATGAGGGAGCGACCGAGGCGGAGGCTGACCCCAGCCTGGCAACCTACCCATGGTTCCACGGGACGTTGTCACGCGTACGGGCGGCCCAGCTGGTGCTGGCGGGCGGCGCTAGGAGCCACGGGCTGTTTGTGATTCGCCAAAGCGAGACGCGGCCGGGGGAGTACGTCCTCACCTTTAATTTCCAGGGAAAAGCTAAG cATCTGCGTCTGTCGGTGAATGGTAAGGGCCAGTGTCATGTTCATCATCTGTGGTTCCACACCGTGTCAGATATGCTCAGGCACTTCCATGCCCACCCCATCCCTCTGGAGTCAGGGGGCTCCGCTGACATCACACTGCGTTCCTACGTACAAGTACAGGGCACCCCCACAG AAAGATATCCcgtctctctctattgctctcacACAGATGGGACCATGCCTCAGCTCCCAACCCCACCCAGGGACCAAGGCTGCCGTGCTGACCCAGCCCAGCCAACCCTTCACCTCCCTGGGGTCTCACAGCCGGCAGGGCCCCCCTCCGACACTCAgctctcctccagctcctcatCCTCACCAACcgctcttccttccctctcccgtGGTGAGCCAGgcagcggaggaggaggaggaggaggaggagaagaaggaggagggctGGTTAGCAGGAGCAACAGCTCAGAACGTCTGCtagatccctctagtggtgccTCGGAGGACTACCAGGAGACAGACGGAACACGCAGGGCCAGAGCTGTGGAGAACCAGTACTCCTTCTACTGA
- the dnajc30b gene encoding dnaJ (Hsp40) homolog, subfamily C, member 30b, whose translation MPPLSSSLLAFLHGRCTCCYGRMAEVSRRLGSGVYRFSAIRNAPTHSIPCAEDRPHETMSVVAAAATSIIGARTCKVKVTGQGIYECHPVSTRDSQASSWEPERKNLKENALECTEIEHSDQILSRLKHENRLGYGTLLWSSSDLLLLDFNAKPAIKLATVQDSELRRSPLYLWPSVQPLSQGNLVTVHRMMCWNSRGVVMATLHPEIFGSPRQLRAFSTVMLNLAEQQSGRFRPHPEVFTRAYSWRSKNNQSDFPPLHRSRTAYYDILRVSPSATQSQIKTAYYKQSFIYHPDKNPDNEEATQRFSDITEAYSVLGSMALRRKYDRGILSGSDVQGAGRPSDREATSSNRASGPQQYQQQQRSRRFSNVGGKAMFDFDAFFQAHYGEQLQREKELRARRAQYQQKQQQDYKQWKLGKMLEITVGVLLAMGGLIFFSITRS comes from the coding sequence ATGCCACCCCTGTCTTCTTCGCTTCTGGCATTTCTCCATGGCCGCTGTACCTGCTGCTACGGGAGAATGGCGGAGGTCAGTCGGAGATTGGGGAGCGGAGTTTACAGATTTTCAGCTATCAGAAACGCACCGACTCACTCCATCCCCTGCGCCGAAGATCGGCCACACGAAACGAtgtcagtagtagcagcagcagcaacctCTATAATTGGAGCCAGAACCTGTAAAGTCAAGGTAACCGGCCAAGGGATTTACGAATGTCATCCGGTGTCAACAAGGGACAGTCAGGCGAGTTCCTGGGAACCTGAACGTAAAAACCTGAAAGAGAATGCACTGGAATGCACGGAGATAGAGCACAGTGATCAAATACTTTCTAGGCTAAAACATGAGAACAGACTGGGGTATGGGACATTACTTTGGTCAAGTAGTGATTTGCTTTTATTAGACTTTAATGCTAAACCCGCTATCAAATTAGCAACTGTTCAGGATAGTGAGCTCAGACGGTCACCTTTGTACCTGTGGCCCAGTGTACAGCCTCTGTCCCAGGGTAACTTAGTAACAGTGCACAGGATGATGTGTTGGAATAGCAGAGGTGTTGTCATGGCCACTTTACACCCTGAAATCTTTGGGTCACCTCGGCAGCTCCGAGCATTCAGCACGGTCATGCTCAACCTGGCAGAGCAGCAGTCAGGCCGGTTTAGACCTCACCCAGAGGTCTTCACCAGGGCTTACAGCTGGAGGAGCAAAAACAACCAGTCAGACTTCCCGCCTCTTCACAGGAGCAGAACGGCCTACTACGACATCCTCCGAGTGTCCCCAAGCGCCACCCAATCCCAAATAAAGACCGCATATTACAAGCAGTCGTTCATCTACCACCCAGACAAGAACCCCGACAACGAGGAAGCCACCCAGCGTTTCTCTGATATCACCGAGGCCTATAGCGTGTTGGGGAGCATGGCCCTGAGGAGGAAGTACGACCGCGGCATCCTCAGTGGGTCAGACGTCCAGGGGGCCGGGAGACCCTCGGACCGGGAGGCCACCTCCAGCAACAGAGCCTCTGGTCCACAGCAGTATCAACAACAGCAGAGGTCCCGGCGGTTCTCCAACGTTGGAGGGAAGGCCATGTTTGACTTTGATGCCTTCTTCCAGGCTCACTATGGAGAGCAGCTGCAGAGGGAGAAGGAGCTGAGGGCCAGAAGGGCCCAGTACCAGCAGAAACAGCAGCAGGATTATAAGCAGTGGAAGCTGGGGAAGATGTTGGAGATTACTGTAGGGGTGCTGTTGGCCATGGGAGGGCTCATCTTCTTCAGTATCACTAGGTCCTGA